Proteins encoded by one window of Arabidopsis thaliana chromosome 2, partial sequence:
- the ABCI5 gene encoding Cytochrome C assembly protein (Cytochrome C assembly protein; FUNCTIONS IN: heme transporter activity; INVOLVED IN: respiratory chain complex IV assembly, cytochrome complex assembly, heme transport, protein complex assembly; LOCATED IN: membrane; CONTAINS InterPro DOMAIN/s: Cytochrome c-type biogenesis protein CcmC (InterPro:IPR003557), Cytochrome c assembly protein (InterPro:IPR002541); BEST Arabidopsis thaliana protein match is: cytochrome C biogenesis 256 (TAIR:ATMG00900.1); Has 35333 Blast hits to 34131 proteins in 2444 species: Archae - 798; Bacteria - 22429; Metazoa - 974; Fungi - 991; Plants - 531; Viruses - 0; Other Eukaryotes - 9610 (source: NCBI BLink).) produces the protein MSVSLLQPSFLMSKTRSYAQILIGSWLFLTAMAIHLSLGVAPLDLQQGGNSRILYVHVPAARMSIIVYIATAINTFLFLLTKHPLYLRSSGTGIEMGAFFTLFTLVTGGFRGRPMWGTFWVWDARLTSVFISFLIYLGALRFQKLPVEPASISIRAGPIDIPIIKSSVNWWNTSHQPGSISRSGTSIHVPMPIPILSNFANFPFSTRILFVLETRLPIPSFLESPITEEIEAREGIPKPSSLALFASMAEWLKRPT, from the coding sequence ATGTCCGTTTCGTTATTACAACCTTCTTTTTTGATGTCAAAGACCAGAAGCTACGCGCAAATTCTCATTGGGTCTTGGTTGTTCTTAACAGCGATGGCTATTCATTTAAGTCTTGGGGTAGCACCACTAGATCTTCAACAAGGTGGAAATTCTCGTATTCTCTATGTACATGTTCCTGCGGCTCGGATGAGTATTATTGTTTATATCGCCACGGCTATAAACACTTTCTTGTTCCTATTAACAAAACATCCCCTTTATCTTCGCTCTTCCGGAACCGGTATAGAAATGGGTGCTTTTTTTACGTTGTTTACCTTAGTTACTGGGGGGTTTCGGGGAAGACCAATGTGGGGGACCTTTTGGGTGTGGGATGCTCGTTTGACCTCTGTATTCATCTCGTTTCTTATTTACCTGGGTGCACTGCGTTTTCAAAAGCTTCCTGTCGAACCGGCTTCTATTTCAATTCGTGCTGGACCGATCGATATACCAATAATAAAGTCTTCAGTCAACTGGTGGAATACATCGCATCAACCTGGGAGCATTAGCCGATCTGGTACATCAATACATGTTCCTATGCCCATTCCAATCTTGTCTAACTTTGCTAACTTCCCCTTCTCAACCCGTATCTTGTTTGTTCTGGAAACACGTCTTCCTATTCCATCTTTTCTCGAATCTCCTATAACGGAAGAAATTGAAGCTCGAGAAGGAATACCAAAACCTAGTTCACTCGCTCTCTTTGCATCCATGGCTGAATGGTTAAAGCGCCCAACCTAA
- a CDS encoding cytochrome B/B6 protein (unknown protein; BEST Arabidopsis thaliana protein match is: unknown protein (TAIR:ATMG00910.1); Has 35333 Blast hits to 34131 proteins in 2444 species: Archae - 798; Bacteria - 22429; Metazoa - 974; Fungi - 991; Plants - 531; Viruses - 0; Other Eukaryotes - 9610 (source: NCBI BLink).): protein MPTFNQLIRHGREEKRRTDRTEVLVFGLLVTRIIRFVHSVLFPIPVFCSIKVLLDSFCSLPIINKLSKKWQLIWFYVISVILCKSLFAVGYLWMDDLSRAISQFYPVVSGGLGGGNTPMPPTNPSEGGLLEGYYAHENEHSHDQQRGSPFWSKEYKESGSKRLFLNLEVEDQNTDTIGEQVKAESDKCEKIKAKIIAKTHELLVSEGYHIPDERDIERAINVVMTEHEMIDIDRRKKRFYYLYSRLGKNGDKFWVELLELLSDYDINKSDSDD, encoded by the coding sequence ATGCCCACGTTTAATCAATTGATTCGTCATGGTAGAGAAGAAAAACGGCGCACGGACCGTACTGAAGTTTTGGTCTTTGGTTTGCTGGTTACACGTATTATCCGTTTTGTacattctgttttgtttcccATCCCAGTCTTTTGCAGCATAAAAGTCCTTTTAGATTCCTTTTGTTCGCTTCCTATTATAAAcaaactttccaaaaaatGGCAActgatttggttttatgttatttcagTTATTCTCTGTAAATCTTTATTTGCTGTAGGATACTTGTGGATGGACGACTTAAGTCGTGCCATTTCTCAGTTCTACCCGGTGGTATCCGGAGGACTAGGAGGAGGAAATACGCCAATGCCCCCGACAAATCCATCTGAGGGTGGTCTTTTAGAAGGATATTATGCTCATGAGAATGAGCACTCTCACGATCAGCAGAGGGGTTCACCTTTCTGGTCGAAAGAGTACAAGGAAAGTGGCTCAAAACGCCTTTTCTTGAACCTCGAGGTAGAGGATCAAAACACAGATACCATCGGGGAGCAAGTAAAAGCAGAGAGTGATAAATGCGAAAAAATCAAGGCAAAAATAATAGCAAAAACACATGAACTCTTAGTATCCGAAGGTTACCATATTCCGGATGAACGGGATATAGAACGAGCAATAAATGTTGTGATGACTGAACATGAAATGATCGATATCGATCGGCGTAAGAAAAGATTCTACTATCTTTATTCCCGGTTAGGAAAAAACGGAGACAAGTTTTGGGTGGAGCTACTGGAATTGCTGTCTGACTACGACATAAATAAAAGCGATTCCGACGACTAA
- a CDS encoding uncharacterized protein (unknown protein; BEST Arabidopsis thaliana protein match is: unknown protein (TAIR:ATMG00530.1); Has 35333 Blast hits to 34131 proteins in 2444 species: Archae - 798; Bacteria - 22429; Metazoa - 974; Fungi - 991; Plants - 531; Viruses - 0; Other Eukaryotes - 9610 (source: NCBI BLink).), with the protein MALFFFLLLLISHREQLLLVQGHQMRDLLPTPRNRSNGRLPSPFSRVINPSTHLSIHKKALPRGERKLQDEYALDSRIHSRPDPLWNFRNLQKHSRKGLVMIFSKITRC; encoded by the coding sequence ATGgcccttttcttctttcttttgctgcTGATCTCACATCGAGAGCAGCTCCTTCTTGTTCAGGGTCATCAGATGAGAGATCTTCTTCCGACTCCGAGAAATCGGTCAAACGGGAGGCTACCCTCTCCTTTTAGTCGAGTAATCAATCCCTCGACTCATCTCTCTATCCATAAAAAAGCCCTTCCCAGAGGAGAGCGGAAGCTCCAGGATGAGTATGCCCTGGATTCCCGGATTCATTCTCGTCCTGATCCACTCTGGAATTTTCGGAATCTACAAAAACATTCTAGGAAAGGGCTCGTAATGATCTTCTCAAAGATCACAAGGTGCTGA
- a CDS encoding Mitovirus RNA-dependent RNA polymerase (Mitovirus RNA-dependent RNA polymerase; CONTAINS InterPro DOMAIN/s: RNA-dependent RNA polymerase, mitoviral (InterPro:IPR008686); BEST Arabidopsis thaliana protein match is: Mitovirus RNA-dependent RNA polymerase (TAIR:ATMG01110.1); Has 35333 Blast hits to 34131 proteins in 2444 species: Archae - 798; Bacteria - 22429; Metazoa - 974; Fungi - 991; Plants - 531; Viruses - 0; Other Eukaryotes - 9610 (source: NCBI BLink).): protein MVSQDGTFHQEGPIHRLAKRRPRFIASFDLSAATDRWPVPVIYELMACLFGQTMASCIVNGALALNSCSLKSVTGRHDEVVFVAGQPLGYYGSWALFALSHHAIVWLAALRAYPHQTRPFLDYALLGDDIVIADRSVAKEYRSLLDALQVDISDAKSIVSETGCLEFAKRFWVKIMSKDLSPVSAKAVLESYFLVGTQQLAYKYKLSPKTCLRLNKAGYRVLGQMDTTLRPYPGVLVGFRRYLVSF from the coding sequence atggtcTCTCAAGACGGTACCTTCCATCAAGAAGGTCCTATCCATCGTCTGGCAAAGAGACGCCCAAGATTTATAGCAAGTTTTGACTTGAGCGCTGCCACCGATCGGTGGCCCGTTCCAGTCATATATGAGCTTATGGCGTGCCTTTTCGGTCAAACGATGGCATCGTGCATTGTCAATGGTGCCTTAGCACTCAACTCATGCTCTTTGAAGTCCGTTACTGGACGGCATGACGAAGTTGTGTTTGTTGCAGGTCAACCTTTGGGTTATTACGGCTCCTGGGCTCTATTCGCGTTGTCCCACCATGCTATTGTGTGGTTGGCAGCATTACGAGCATATCCTCATCAGACGAGACCATTTCTCGACTACGCTTTGTTAGGTGATGACATCGTCATTGCCGATCGTAGTGTGGCTAAGGAGTACCGTTCTCTACTTGATGCTTTGCAAGTAGATATATCTGATGCCAAGTCTATTGTATCTGAGACGGGTTGTCTTGAGTTCGCCAAGCGGTTCTGGGTTAAGATAATGTCGAAGGACTTATCCCCAGTATCTGCGAAAGCTGTGCTTGAGAGCTACTTCCTCGTTGGTACTCAGCAGTTGGCCTATAAGTACAAGTTAAGTCCTAAGACTTGTTTAAGGTTAAATAAAGCTGGATACCGCGTGCTAGGACAAATGGACACTACACTAAGGCCCTATCCCGGCGTTTTAGTCGGATTCAGGCGTTATCTAGTAAGCTTTTAG
- a CDS encoding ATP synthase 9 mitochondrial (ATP synthase 9 mitochondrial; BEST Arabidopsis thaliana protein match is: ATP synthase 9 mitochondrial (TAIR:ATMG01090.1); Has 35333 Blast hits to 34131 proteins in 2444 species: Archae - 798; Bacteria - 22429; Metazoa - 974; Fungi - 991; Plants - 531; Viruses - 0; Other Eukaryotes - 9610 (source: NCBI BLink).) encodes MYLLIVFLSMLSSSVAGFFGRFLGSESVSRFNLIIFLILLVFSICLFRSLKQYLGKRMTQWCYLALVCQISLFLVLLRSHILAGFGKFSADVFTVFMGTFSVTGSSGGIVNHQDGASSEWFTYTSDMVEDSASSGRTSSSVNQPIPEEQAWEREARAQEHDRISAEVETITSACANLEAAMVRKAQILLHQRGVTLGDPEDVKRALQLALHDDWEHAIDDRKRHFTVLRRNFGTARCERWNPFIDELRGLGNHQVNARHYVD; translated from the coding sequence atgtatCTACTTATCGTATTTTTGTCCATGCTCAGTAGTTCCGTAGCAGGTTTTTTCGGACGTTTTCTAGGATCAGAAAGCGTTTCCCGTTTCAATCTTATAATCTTCTTGATTCTATTGGTTTTTTCAATTTGCCTATTTAGATCCTTAAAGCAGTATTTAGGAAAGAGGATGACACAATGGTGCTATCTAGCCCTTGTTTGTCAAATCTCCCTCTTTCTCGTTCTTCTACGTAGCCATATCTTGGCGGGTTTTGGTAAATTCTCCGCGGATGTATTTACTGTCTTTATGGGCACATTTTCAGTTACCGGTTCATCGGGGGGGATAGTGAATCACCAAGACGGGGCCTCGTCTGAGTGGTTCACGTATACATCCGATATGGTCGAAGATTCGGCCAGTTCCGGGCGTACCTCCTCGTCGGTCAATCAACCGATTCCTGAGGAGCAGGCTTGGGAAAGGGAGGCTCGGGCACAAGAGCACGACCGCATCTCTGCCGAGGTAGAGACTATCACGAGCGCCTGCGCGAATTTGGAGGCGGCCATGGTACGGAAAGCCCAAATTCTCTTGCATCAACGTGGAGTAACTCTCGGGGATCCAGAGGATGTCAAGCGTGCTCTCCAGTTGGCTCTACATGACGACTGGGAGCACGCTATAGATGACCGTAAGAGGCATTTCACTGTGCTCAGGCGCAACTTCGGAACAGCTCGCTGTGAAAGGTGGAATCCGTTCATTGATGAGCTCAGGGGCTTGGGGAACCATCAGGTGAATGCCCGGCATTACGTCGACTGA
- a CDS encoding ATP synthase subunit C family protein (ATP synthase subunit C family protein; FUNCTIONS IN: hydrogen ion transmembrane transporter activity, ATPase activity; INVOLVED IN: proton transport, ATP synthesis coupled proton transport; LOCATED IN: proton-transporting ATP synthase complex, coupling factor F(o), proton-transporting two-sector ATPase complex, proton-transporting domain; CONTAINS InterPro DOMAIN/s: ATPase, F0 complex, subunit C, DCCD-binding site (InterPro:IPR020537), ATPase, F0/V0 complex, subunit C (InterPro:IPR002379), ATPase, F0 complex, subunit C (InterPro:IPR000454); BEST Arabidopsis thaliana protein match is: mitochondrial F0-ATPase subunit 9 (TAIR:ATMG01080.1); Has 35333 Blast hits to 34131 proteins in 2444 species: Archae - 798; Bacteria - 22429; Metazoa - 974; Fungi - 991; Plants - 531; Viruses - 0; Other Eukaryotes - 9610 (source: NCBI BLink).) → MTKREYNSQPEMLEGAKSIGAGAATIASAGAAIGIGNVFSSLIHSVARNPSLAKQSFGYAILGFALTEAIALFAPMMAFLILFVF, encoded by the coding sequence ATGACAAAGCGTGAGTATAATTCTCAACCCGAGATGTTAGAAGGTGCAAAATCAATAGGTGCCGGAGCTGCTACAATTGCTTCAGCGGGAGCTGCTATCGGTATTGGAAACGTATTCAGTTCTTTGATTCATTCTGTGGCGCGAAATCCATCATTGGCTAAACAATCATTTGGTTATGCCATTTTGGGCTTTGCTCTAACCGAAGCTATTGCATTGTTTGCCCCAATGATGGCCTTTTTGATCTTATTCGTATTCTGA
- a CDS encoding uncharacterized protein (unknown protein; Has 35333 Blast hits to 34131 proteins in 2444 species: Archae - 798; Bacteria - 22429; Metazoa - 974; Fungi - 991; Plants - 531; Viruses - 0; Other Eukaryotes - 9610 (source: NCBI BLink).), whose amino-acid sequence MLTNPERSYRSGSQKRDACARVRNQPYFSLVERRHSVLAGVLSRIRSLFIGLLPCDTWQKRTQGHMPDLWVGISSLRSQPTTLWWFSTTEP is encoded by the coding sequence ATGTTAACAAACCCAGAAAGGTCGTATCGGTCAGGGAGCCAGAAGCGAGATGCGTGCGCACGGGTGAGAAATCAGCCGTATTTCAGCCTAGTGGAAAGAAGACACTCAGTGCTAGCAGGAGTACTTTCTCGGATACGATCCCTTTTTATAGGTTTGCTGCCCTGCGACACGTGGCAGAAGAGGACTCAAGGACACATGCCAGATCTTTGGGTCGGTATTTCTTCCTTAAGATCTCAACCAACCACCCTTTGGTGGTTTTCCACGACCGAACCATAG